In one Lycium barbarum isolate Lr01 chromosome 7, ASM1917538v2, whole genome shotgun sequence genomic region, the following are encoded:
- the LOC132602670 gene encoding uncharacterized protein LOC132602670 encodes MADSEPWHWVEQQRDVPKMALAGYIPWNNKYFIPQGASMEHELLFRKIYWRYFKQICDTHGFDIDIYPGKAWAATYVPYIDFRKEIDLLMDLAKHAIQDYNNTSNDDYKYKVMWIEKVNYFVGEGREFLMTVKVENLTCVHL; translated from the exons ATGGCGGACAGCGAACCTTGGCATTGGGTGGAACAACAACGTGATGTGCCGAAGATGGCATTGGCTGGTTATATCCCATGGAACAACAAATATTTCATCCCTCAAGGCGCTTCCATGGAGCACGAGCTTTTATTTCGCAAAATTTATTGGAGATACTTCAAACAGATTTGCGATACCCAT GGTTTCGACATTGACATCTATCCGGGTAAAGCCTGGGCAGCTACTTACGTGCCATACATTGATTTTCGGAAAGAAATTGACTTGCTCATGGATCTGGCTAAACATGCTATTCAGGACTACAACAATACATCAAATGAT GATTACAAGTACAAGGTCATGTGGATTGAAAAAGTGAACTATTTTGTGGGTGAAGGTCGTGAATTCCTTATGACTGTTAAAGTTGAAAATCTCACTTGCGTACACCTATAG
- the LOC132602672 gene encoding CRIB domain-containing protein RIC4-like, with protein sequence MKERSIEKFFMLPFFIVCGSDSSVAVSTSSHPEKTKNSAQKTKLIQERREGEESSSSVKMKSFWGLLAMTRPRFSRNVQRLKRHFKGFSQLFVHKKEAEEVEMEIEIGYPTDVKHLTHIGWDGSTTINPIKGWENLKPPEVISFPSISIKQFELAMAAQAGGPISVNTNNCA encoded by the exons ATGAAGGAAAGATCAATAGAGAAGTTCTTCATGTTGCCATTCTTTATAGTGTGTGGTTCTGATTCAAGTGTTGCAGTGAGCACCAGCAGCCATCCTGAGAAAACAAAGAATTCAGCACAGAAAACAA AGCTTATTCAAGAAAGACGAGAAGGAGAAGAGAGCTCCTCAAGTGTAAAAATGAAGAGCTTTTGGGGATTATTGGCCATGACAAGACCAAGATTCTCACGAAATGTGCAAAGATTGAAAAGGCATTTCAAAGGTTTCTCCCAATTATTTG TGCACAAAAAAGAGGCAGAAGAAGTGGAAATGGAGATAGAAATAGGGTATCCAACAGATGTGAAGCATTTAACACACATAGGATGGGATGGATCAACAACAATTAATCCAATCAAAGGCTGGGAAAATTTGAAACCTCCTGAAGTTATTTCTTTTCCATCAATTTCAATAAAACAATTTGAACTTGCCATGGCTGCCCAAGCTGGTGGACCTATAAGTGTTAATACCAACAATTGTGCTtga